One Halobacterium sp. DL1 DNA window includes the following coding sequences:
- a CDS encoding nicotinamide-nucleotide adenylyltransferase (catalyzes the formation of NAD+ from nicotinamide ribonucleotide and ATP) has translation MTRGFYIGRFQPYHNGHQRVVEQIATEVDELVVGIGSAGDSHSARNPFTAGERIMMITKSLVEFDLVTYAVPIEDLDRNAVWVSHVQSMSPNFDVAYSNNPLVIRLFNEAGIEVRQSPMFDREVLEGTEIRRRMAEDGDWESLVPGTVADVIEEIEGIDRIQKISDTDSNGDPNPA, from the coding sequence ATGACTCGCGGGTTCTACATCGGACGCTTCCAGCCGTACCACAACGGCCACCAGCGCGTCGTCGAGCAGATAGCGACGGAGGTCGACGAACTCGTCGTCGGCATCGGGAGCGCGGGCGACTCACACAGCGCCCGGAACCCGTTCACGGCGGGCGAGCGGATCATGATGATCACGAAGTCGCTCGTGGAGTTCGACCTGGTGACGTACGCCGTCCCCATCGAGGACCTGGACCGGAACGCCGTCTGGGTGAGCCACGTCCAGTCGATGAGCCCGAACTTCGACGTGGCGTACTCGAACAACCCGCTGGTCATCCGCCTGTTCAACGAGGCCGGCATCGAGGTCCGGCAGTCGCCGATGTTCGACCGAGAGGTTCTGGAGGGCACCGAGATCCGCCGACGGATGGCCGAGGACGGCGACTGGGAGAGCCTGGTCCCGGGAACCGTCGCGGACGTCATCGAGGAGATCGAGGGCATCGACCGCATCCAGAAGATCAGCGACACGGACTCGAACGGCGACCCGAATCCGGCCTAG
- a CDS encoding ATPase AAA (membrane bound Lon protease from Thermococcus kodakarensis shows ATP-dependent protease activity towards folded polypeptides) → MSNESNKDRPLHDDDNSEEAPAPGPDETTGDLEDLGSDVGVEGDLSINEDIAEDDLLGGLEIDDTSNIEVPDRLVDQVIGQEEARDIILRAAKQHRHVMMIGSPGTGKSLLAKAMSHLLPKESLQDVLVYHNPDDSNEPKVRTVPAGKGDQIVDAHKEEARKRNQMRSFLMWIIILIVVGYALLMVNQPLLGILAAGVIYLVFRYSNRGSDAMVPKLLINNADRKIAPFEDATGAHAGALLGDVRHDPFQSGGMETPSHDRVEAGAIQKAHKGVLFIDEINTLDVRSQQKLMTAIQEGEFSITGQSERSSGAMVQTEPVPCDFIMVASGNMDAMENMHPALRSRIRGYGYEVYMEDTIEDTPGMRRKYARFVAQEVEKDGQLPAFSPEAVREVILEAKRRSGRKDHLTLKLRDLGGLVRVAGDIARSRDHELTTRDDVLQAKKRSRSIEQQVADDYIERRKEYELKVSGGEAVGRVNGLAVMGGDSGIMLPVMAEITPKQGEGGEVIATGQLKEMAEEAVDNVSAIIKKYSDQDISQKDIHIQFVQTGQGGVDGDSASITVATAVISALEDIPVAQDLAMTGSLSVRGDVLPVGGVTHKIEAAAKSGCKRVIIPKANEQDVMIEDEYEEMIEVIPVSHISEVLDVALVGEPEKDSLVDRLKSITGKALEGGVDSGTTGGSPSPQ, encoded by the coding sequence ATGAGTAACGAATCGAACAAGGACAGACCCCTCCACGACGACGACAACTCCGAGGAGGCTCCGGCCCCCGGGCCCGACGAGACCACGGGCGACCTCGAGGACCTCGGGAGCGACGTCGGCGTCGAGGGAGACCTGTCCATCAACGAGGATATCGCCGAGGACGACCTGCTCGGCGGCCTCGAAATCGACGACACGTCGAACATCGAGGTTCCCGACCGACTGGTCGACCAGGTCATCGGCCAGGAGGAGGCACGCGACATCATCCTGCGCGCCGCCAAGCAGCACCGGCACGTGATGATGATCGGCTCCCCCGGGACCGGCAAGTCGCTGCTTGCGAAGGCGATGAGCCACCTCCTCCCGAAGGAGAGCCTGCAGGACGTTCTCGTCTACCACAACCCGGACGACTCCAACGAACCGAAGGTCCGGACGGTTCCCGCCGGGAAAGGCGACCAGATTGTCGACGCGCACAAGGAGGAAGCCCGCAAGCGCAACCAGATGCGGTCGTTCCTGATGTGGATCATCATCCTCATCGTCGTGGGCTACGCGCTGCTGATGGTCAACCAGCCGCTGCTGGGCATCCTCGCGGCCGGCGTCATCTATCTCGTCTTCCGGTACTCCAACCGCGGCAGCGACGCCATGGTGCCGAAGCTCCTCATCAACAACGCCGACCGCAAGATCGCGCCGTTCGAGGACGCCACCGGCGCCCACGCCGGCGCGCTGCTCGGCGACGTCCGCCACGACCCGTTCCAGTCCGGCGGCATGGAGACGCCGAGCCACGACCGCGTCGAGGCCGGCGCCATCCAGAAGGCGCACAAGGGCGTGCTGTTCATCGACGAGATCAACACGCTCGACGTCCGCAGCCAGCAGAAGCTGATGACGGCCATCCAGGAGGGCGAGTTCTCCATCACCGGCCAGTCCGAGCGCTCCTCGGGCGCGATGGTGCAGACCGAACCCGTCCCGTGTGACTTCATCATGGTCGCGTCCGGCAACATGGACGCGATGGAGAACATGCACCCCGCGCTGCGCTCCCGAATTCGGGGGTACGGCTACGAGGTGTACATGGAGGACACTATCGAGGACACCCCGGGGATGCGCCGGAAGTACGCGCGCTTCGTCGCCCAGGAGGTCGAGAAGGACGGCCAGCTCCCGGCCTTCTCCCCCGAGGCGGTCCGCGAGGTCATCCTCGAGGCGAAGCGCCGCTCCGGCCGGAAGGACCACCTCACGCTGAAGCTGCGTGACCTCGGTGGTCTCGTCCGGGTCGCCGGCGACATCGCCCGTTCGCGGGACCACGAACTCACCACGCGGGACGACGTCCTGCAGGCGAAGAAGCGCTCGCGGTCCATCGAACAGCAGGTCGCCGACGACTACATCGAGCGCCGCAAGGAGTACGAGCTGAAAGTCTCCGGCGGCGAGGCGGTCGGCCGCGTCAACGGCCTCGCCGTGATGGGCGGGGACTCCGGCATCATGCTCCCCGTCATGGCCGAGATCACGCCCAAGCAGGGCGAGGGTGGCGAGGTCATCGCCACCGGCCAGCTGAAGGAGATGGCCGAGGAGGCAGTCGACAACGTCTCCGCCATCATCAAGAAGTACAGCGACCAGGACATCTCCCAGAAGGACATCCACATCCAGTTCGTCCAGACGGGCCAGGGCGGCGTCGACGGCGACTCCGCGTCCATCACGGTCGCGACCGCCGTCATCAGCGCCCTGGAGGACATCCCGGTCGCCCAGGACCTCGCGATGACGGGCAGCCTCTCTGTCCGGGGCGACGTGCTCCCGGTCGGTGGCGTCACGCACAAGATCGAGGCCGCCGCGAAGTCCGGCTGCAAGCGGGTCATCATCCCGAAGGCCAACGAGCAGGACGTGATGATCGAGGACGAGTACGAGGAGATGATCGAGGTCATCCCCGTCTCGCACATCAGTGAGGTCCTCGACGTCGCGCTCGTCGGCGAACCCGAGAAGGACTCGCTGGTCGACCGCCTCAAGTCCATCACCGGCAAAGCCCTCGAGGGCGGGGTGGACTCCGGCACGACCGGCGGCAGCCCCAGCCCGCAATAG